In Nitrospirota bacterium, a single window of DNA contains:
- a CDS encoding phosphoribosyltransferase yields the protein MFQNRNDAGSRLSSRLLQYKDRPDVMVLALPRGGVVTGYEIAHALNVPLDVLIVRKLGFPGQPELALGAVAETGTVILNEDIVKEGSVSGAFIKSEIERQKEEIARRVVLYRSGKRLPDLSGTVVILADDGVATGATIKAAISALKEQKVKKLVVALPVGPPGTMKALRQMVDELICLETPLSFMAVSAHYLDFAQVSDDEVVDILQRISAKAA from the coding sequence AAACGATGCAGGAAGCCGCCTCTCCTCGCGGCTTCTTCAATACAAGGACAGGCCCGATGTGATGGTTCTCGCCCTTCCCCGGGGCGGCGTGGTCACCGGCTATGAGATTGCGCATGCGCTCAATGTCCCTCTCGATGTTCTGATCGTGAGAAAACTCGGTTTCCCCGGCCAACCCGAGCTTGCCCTGGGAGCTGTTGCGGAGACCGGGACCGTTATCCTGAATGAGGACATCGTCAAAGAAGGCAGTGTATCCGGGGCTTTTATAAAGAGCGAGATCGAACGTCAAAAGGAGGAGATCGCACGGCGCGTGGTCCTTTACCGGTCGGGGAAAAGGCTTCCCGATCTGAGCGGGACCGTGGTCATCCTCGCGGACGACGGGGTCGCGACCGGCGCCACGATAAAGGCCGCGATCTCGGCGCTCAAAGAACAGAAGGTGAAAAAGCTGGTCGTTGCGCTGCCCGTCGGGCCCCCGGGAACCATGAAAGCCTTGCGGCAGATGGTCGATGAGCTCATTTGCCTCGAAACGCCGCTCTCGTTCATGGCGGTGAGCGCACACTATCTCGATTTTGCCCAGGTATCGGACGACGAAGTAGTGGACATTCTTCAGCGGATTTCGGCAAAGGCAGCGTGA
- a CDS encoding dienelactone hydrolase family protein: protein MFNTLTEQKVSILAGTVMLEGNLVIPRSCRSVVIFAHGSGSSMHSPRNRFVAGMLQEEGIGTLLFDLLKPFEDAVYANRFNIDLLTERLKASTHWLQKRPETQGLPLGYFGASTGSAAALRAAAEMGPLIRAVVSRGGRPDLAGPALSRVTTPVLFIVGGNDSPVLELNQQAYGMITADKDLAIVPHATHLFEEPGALAEVARLAVAWFRQRL from the coding sequence ATGTTCAATACGCTTACCGAACAGAAAGTCAGCATCCTGGCCGGAACGGTGATGCTTGAGGGAAATCTCGTGATCCCCCGATCATGCCGGTCAGTCGTGATATTTGCGCACGGCAGCGGCAGCAGCATGCACAGCCCGCGGAACAGGTTCGTGGCCGGCATGCTCCAGGAAGAAGGGATCGGCACTCTCCTCTTCGACCTGCTCAAGCCCTTCGAGGACGCCGTCTACGCGAACCGGTTCAATATCGATCTCCTGACCGAGCGGCTCAAGGCATCGACCCACTGGCTCCAAAAGCGGCCGGAAACCCAGGGACTTCCCCTGGGCTATTTCGGGGCAAGCACCGGGTCGGCAGCGGCCCTTCGCGCCGCTGCGGAAATGGGGCCTCTGATCCGCGCCGTGGTCTCGCGCGGAGGCAGGCCCGACCTGGCCGGACCGGCCCTCTCCCGGGTAACGACACCGGTCCTCTTCATCGTGGGCGGTAATGACTCCCCTGTTCTCGAACTCAACCAGCAGGCGTACGGCATGATCACTGCGGACAAGGACCTCGCGATCGTTCCCCATGCAACGCACCTGTTCGAGGAGCCGGGCGCGCTCGCAGAAGTCGCGCGTCTTGCCGTCGCATGGTTCAGGCAGCGCCTCTGA
- a CDS encoding type 1 glutamine amidotransferase domain-containing protein: MKALFISADRYEDSELLVPYYRLLEEGLEVDIASMKKEPIKGKHGYDVPVTKTLAEVRPDDYDVLVLPGGKAPEEVRREPRAVEIARYFFAKNKPVAAICHGPQTLITAGLLKGRHATCYRTVVEELKAAGAVYEDKEVVVDGNLVTSRQPSDLPAFMRETMKMIRSAAKKSKAA, from the coding sequence ATGAAAGCACTGTTCATCAGCGCGGACAGGTATGAGGATTCGGAGCTTCTTGTTCCCTATTACCGCCTTCTCGAAGAAGGCCTCGAGGTGGACATTGCGTCCATGAAGAAAGAACCGATCAAGGGCAAGCACGGCTACGACGTACCGGTGACGAAGACCCTGGCGGAGGTCAGGCCCGATGATTACGACGTTCTGGTGCTGCCGGGCGGCAAGGCGCCCGAGGAAGTGCGAAGGGAGCCCAGGGCCGTGGAGATCGCGCGTTACTTTTTCGCGAAGAACAAGCCGGTAGCAGCCATCTGCCACGGGCCTCAGACGCTGATCACCGCGGGCCTGCTGAAAGGCAGGCATGCCACCTGCTACCGGACGGTTGTTGAGGAATTGAAGGCGGCGGGCGCGGTCTACGAGGACAAAGAAGTTGTCGTGGACGGCAATCTCGTGACCTCGCGCCAGCCTTCGGACCTTCCCGCGTTCATGCGGGAGACCATGAAGATGATCCGCAGCGCGGCAAAAAAATCGAAAGCTGCGTAA
- a CDS encoding universal stress protein, translating to MEPSLPSLEQDFRRLLKKTRKELDDLVAEEKRKGISVKELIREGKPHKEIEKVVRDEKIGLLVLPAHEESRLEHLPFGRDNEDLIRGMPCSILLVKREPKPAPYPWPS from the coding sequence ATGGAACCTTCCCTTCCATCACTGGAGCAGGACTTTCGTCGTCTGCTCAAGAAGACGAGGAAGGAGCTGGACGACCTTGTTGCGGAGGAAAAACGAAAGGGCATATCCGTCAAGGAACTGATCCGGGAAGGCAAACCTCACAAGGAGATCGAGAAAGTCGTGCGGGACGAGAAGATCGGCCTCCTCGTGCTTCCTGCCCATGAAGAATCGCGGCTAGAACACCTTCCTTTCGGAAGGGACAATGAAGACCTTATCCGGGGGATGCCCTGTTCGATCCTTCTCGTAAAGCGCGAGCCGAAGCCCGCGCCCTATCCCTGGCCTTCATAA
- a CDS encoding type 1 glutamine amidotransferase domain-containing protein yields MKALFISADRYDDAELLVPSYRFLEEGIKVDIASMKKKEPIKGKHGYDMNVTKTLAEVRPDDYDILVLPGGDVAEAVRKEPKAVEIARDFFKKEKPVAAICQGPQTLIAAGLLKGRHATGSQAIVDELISAGAIFVEDEDVVVDGNLVTSRRPADLPAFMRETMKMIRKKAQNLKAA; encoded by the coding sequence ATGAAAGCACTATTTATCAGTGCGGACAGATATGACGATGCAGAGCTTCTCGTCCCCTCTTACCGATTTCTAGAAGAAGGCATCAAGGTGGATATCGCATCTATGAAGAAAAAGGAGCCGATTAAAGGCAAACATGGATATGACATGAACGTGACGAAGACCCTGGCAGAGGTCAGGCCTGATGACTACGATATCCTTGTGCTGCCCGGAGGTGATGTGGCCGAGGCGGTGCGAAAAGAACCGAAGGCGGTGGAGATCGCGCGAGACTTCTTCAAGAAGGAGAAACCCGTCGCCGCTATTTGCCAGGGACCTCAGACGCTGATCGCTGCGGGACTTCTGAAGGGCAGACACGCCACCGGTTCCCAGGCCATCGTGGATGAGTTGATATCAGCAGGCGCGATCTTCGTCGAGGACGAAGATGTCGTCGTGGACGGCAATCTCGTGACCTCGCGCCGGCCTGCGGACCTGCCCGCCTTCATGCGGGAAACAATGAAGATGATCCGCAAAAAGGCCCAAAATTTGAAAGCTGCATAG